The following are from one region of the Oreochromis aureus strain Israel breed Guangdong linkage group 1, ZZ_aureus, whole genome shotgun sequence genome:
- the tm2d3 gene encoding TM2 domain-containing protein 3 encodes MATVCQIWRPDRGRCLKSYGIIAVLFMDLMLQCVNGSLSTTNVETHYTRDGPLITSPVVPAAASVFPADEDTSKCPSGGLCHRLPADCIQCDYHLKCTYGKPTLFTCRPKKGVHCIGESGQQQTNFSLNITCQFCWQLDPSQYRCTNSTNCMTVSCPRKRYNATCDVLDHVHCLGRRRFPKRLFCNWTGGYKWSTALALSITLGGFGADRFYLGQWREGLGKLFSFGGLGIWTLIDVLLIGVGYVGPADGSLYI; translated from the exons ATGGCTACTGTCTGTCAGATTTGGAGACCGGACAGAGGACGGTGCCTTAAAAGCTACGGAATTATCGCCGTTTTGTTTATGGACCTCATGTTACAGTGTGTTAACG GTTCCCTGAGCACAACTAATGTTGAGACCCACTACACAAGAGATGGACCTTTGATCACTAGCCCGGTGGTCCCCGCTGCAGCCTCAG TGTTTCCTGCAGATGAAGACACATCCAAATGTCCTAGTGGGGGTTTGTGTCACCGCCTGCCAGCTGATTGCATTCAATGCGATTACCATCTCAAGTGCACGTATGGCAAACCAACTTTATTTACCTGTAGACCCAAAAAAGGCGTTCACTGCATA GGAGAGTCTGGACAGCAGCAAACCAATTTTTCTCTCAATATCACCTGTCAGTTCTGTTGGCAGCTGGACCCTTCCCAGTATCGCTGCACAAACTCCACCAACTGTATGACAGTCTCTTGCCCACGCAAGCGCTACAATGCCACCTGTGATGTCTTAGATCATGTACATTGCTTAG GTAGAAGACGTTTTCCGAAACGTTTATTTTGTAACTGGACCGGTGGATACAAATGGTCAACAGCGTTAGCACTCAG CATTACACTTGGTGGTTTTGGAGCAGACCGGTTTTACCTGGGCCAGTGGAGAGAGGGTCTGGGCAAACTGTTCAGCTTTGGAGGCCTAGGCATTTGGACTTTGATTGACGTCCTTCTAATAGGGGTTGGTTATGTAGGACCCGCTGACGGTTCTCTCTATATCTGA
- the larp6a gene encoding la-related protein 6a, translating into MYALVNAFMRCLSFLLPPSWLCVSFCLWVGNECEETLQRPNPRARFKSGEPLTYEEVKAATAAEAEAQGGSRPSVSPGPDCVSLAATSPAAPKGPSSGLIWIGGLWRAVERVFGAPWVLLRHHLCPKRRRAALGAQYPVCAFESGKIKSFQRGAAAAAAAKIVDVKGPGGTTLTYSKNMSGSVGVPSVNSTECASDASGEQGIDEVITVDQLSQEMGTVTITVAIQAAEDEEPEEVPSNNADFLGGSCSEDEIGRHDKSSGAGTSGGELEEESWQPPDPELIQKLVTQIEYYLSDENLEHDAFLLKHVRRNKLGFVSVKLLTSFKKVKHLTRDWRTTAYALRHSKILELNDEGRKVRRKSAVPVFASESLPSRMLLLSDLQRWPELAALTKDNGSAEGGATQQEQLMKLLLKAFGTYGAIASVRVLKPGKDLPADLKRLSGRYAQLGTEECAIVEFEEVEAAVKANEAAGSENGGPSLLGLKVVLIGTKPPKKKVPKERPREEGGMRKSRSLNSRVRELQYHGDDSACSSSETESTPTSPRLARKSQSCNKLSPTTAGISFQNNHLSPSMSPRNSPWSSPRASPCSQRKAPHSHKSPLAVEGRLSPEAGRRWADYSSDSSLTPSGSPWVQRRKQVASQESSPVGSPMLGRKIQNADGLPPGVTRLPRGPDGTRGFHCVAIERGKTAATQT; encoded by the exons atgtaCGCTTTGGTGAACGCCTTCATGCGTTGCCTCTCCTTTCTCTTGCCTCCTTCTTGGCTTTGTGTCAGCTTTTGCTTGTGGGTTGGGAATGAGTGCGAAGAGACGCTGCAGCGGCCCAATCCCAGAGCTCGTTTCAAAAGCGGAGAGCCTCTTACATATGAGGAAGTaaaagcagcaacagcagcagaagcagaagcacaAGGAGGCTCCAGACCGTCGGTCTCACCAGGTCCAGACTGCGTCTCGCTGGCTGCTACAAGCCCCGCTGCTCCTAAGGGCCCTTCGTCGGGTCTGATTTGGATCGGGGGTCTCTGGCGAGCCGTGGAGCGCGTCTTCGGAGCCCCCTGGGTCCTTCTCCGCCATCACCTGTGCCCGAAAAGGCGACGTGCAGCTTTAGGCGCCCAGTATCCTGTCTGTGCCTTCGAGTCGGGTAAGATTAAAAGCTTCCAGAGaggcgctgctgctgctgctgctgctaaaaTCGTGGACGTGAAGGGACCGGGTGGAACCACCTTGACTTATTCGAAGAATATGAGCGGGTCTGTGGGGGTACCCAGTGTGAACTCAACGGAATGCGCCTCGGATGCGTCGGGGGAGCAGGGCATCGATGAGGTAATTACCGTGGACCAGCTCTCGCAGGAGATGGGGACGGTGACGATAACAGTGGCCATTCAAGCGGCTGAGGACGAGGAACCCGAGGAAGTGCCATCCAATAATGCTGACTTCCTCGGAGGTAGCTGTAGCGAGGACGAAATCGGAAGACATGACAAATCGAG TGGTGCCGGGACCAGCGGAGGAGAACTGGAGGAGGAGAGCTGGCAGCCCCCGGATCCAGAGCTTATCCAGAAGTTGGTTACTCAGATTGAGTACTACCTGTCTGATGAAAACTTGGAGCATGATGCCTTCCTGCTTAAACATGTCAGACGTAACAAACTCGGGTTTGTTAGCGTCAAGTTGCTCACCTCCTTCAAAAAG gtgAAACACTTGACTCGTGACTGGAGAACCACTGCTTATGCTCTGAGACACTCAAAGATCCTTGAGCTGAATGATGAGGGGCGTAAGGTGCGCCGTAAATCCGCAGTACCAGTCTTTGCCAGCGAATCACTGCCCAGCCGCATGCTACTATTAAGTGATTTGCAGAGGTGGCCAGAGCTGGCTGCTCTCACTAAGGATAATGGAAGTGCTGAAGGAGGAGCCACTCAACAGGAGCAGCTGATGAAACTGTTACTGAAAGCATTTGGAACATACGGTGCCATTGCCTCTGTTAGAGTCTTGAAACCTGGGAAGGACCTGCCGGCTGACCTGAAGAGGCTGAGTGGTCGCTACGCTCAGCTGGGCACTGAAGAATGTGCCATTGTGGAGTTTGAGGAGGTGGAGGCTGCTGTTAAAGCCAACGAAGCTGCAGGGAGTGAGAACGGAGGACCCAGTTTACTGGGGTTGAAAGTGGTTCTGATTGGCACCAAGCCACCTAAAAAGAAGGTACCAAAAGAACGTCCTCGTGAGGAAGGAGGGATGCGGAAAAGCCGTTCTCTAAACAGCCGGGTACGAGAGCTTCAGTATCATGGGGACGACTCTGCTTGCAGCTCTTCAGAGACGGAGAGCACCCCTACATCTCCCAGATTGGCTAGAAAATCCCAGTCGTGCAACAAGCTCAGCCCCACCACTGCAGGCATTAGCTTCCAGAATAATCACCTGAGTCCAAGTATGTCCCCACGTAACAGTCCCTGGTCTAGCCCTCGTGCCAGCCCGTGTTCTCAGCGCAAAGCTCCTCATTCCCACAAGTCTCCCTTAGCCGTTGAGGGTAGACTGAGCCCTGAGGCTGGGCGTCGTTGGGCAGATTACTCCTCAGACAGTAGCCTCACACCTTCAGGGAGCCCGTGGGTTCAGCGGCGGAAGCAGGTGGCATCGCAGGAAAGCAGCCCGGTCGGCAGCCCGATGCTGGGTAGAAAGATCCAGAATGCTGATGGCCTGCCGCCAGGAGTAACGAGGCTGCCAAGGGGTCCTGATGGAACTCGTGGCTTTCACTGTGTGGCAATTGAAAGGGGAAAGACTGCTGCTACTCAGACTTGA